aggcgcatatttgaaccaggtttgcgtctccccgCTGGAgaaggtgccagacgcatttccagtCACGGTGGACaaaaacggtcgctgagcgaccgtttgcgtcgcgccgctggtgaTGCCGTGACACCATGAATCTCTAGCCGCAGCTGCCCCCGCTGTACATGGAGACACAACGACCACGATAGAGTTTTCGTTGAGCAAGTTGGCACCACGCCGCGGCCGACGACTCCAGCTACGTGCACTTCCTGAGGACGTAGGCCATGGGCGGCCATCCGCCGCCGTCTCCCTGGCGCGCGGTAGAGAACAAAGGGACTAAGGCTGGTGCCATTGCGGGCGGGAGCGCGGGCGCTAACGGCGGCGACGGGGCGAGAGAGGGGCGGGAGGCGGGCGAGACGAGAGGGAGGGGCGCCGGCGGGCGCCGGCGCTATCGCCCGCTCCCGCCCGGCTGCCGCCCGCGTTGGCGGCGAGAGCGAGGCGGGAGGGAGGCGGGAGCGGGGCGAGAGCGTTGGCACAGCGACGCGGGCGAGGCGAGAGGTAGGAGACGACCTGGCCGGgcagtttttattttattttctttccttATTTTATTCTTTaaattgctttattttattttctttccttCTTTTAGGCTACCAAATTGATTCAAACAAACTTTGGAAAGTTTGTAATCTAACCAGTATGATTTTTGATCACTAATGATTACTCTTTCAGTTCAAAATACAAACACAAGTACACACTTGTCATATAGGCTATttagaaaaacaagaaacataatttgtatttttattaattattatgtaatcggtaaaaaaatcgagtgaaataacttaatgtggaaaagaaatggtgatgtggaggagagagaagtgagagtggggactatagcccatgcattgacaaggtggggtgagagtggggtgagagtgagagaAAAGCTGACGTGACGGGGCGGGAGTCGGgcggtgcattggcaccagcctaagggCATGTACATTGGTTTAGACGGATGCTGTCTGTAATATTACTCCATGTCATCTATAGACAATGATACAGACAGTGTATACAATAGTCTGTCTGTAAGTTATCTATTTTTAGTCATAGCTATATGTGAGTATAAATTATAGACACCCTTCATACAACAGCAAAAATGGTGTCTGTAAGCTGTCTGTAAGAAGCCTACAGACTGTCTGTAACTTTACAGACAacctccttctctctcctcattctcttccctccacatcaccaaaatcaGCTCTAACCACCTCTTACAGACAGCTGACtcatcaccattgtacatgccctaagggaGGATATGGGAGTGTCGCCGCTCTGGTTCCACCGTGGCGTCGTGCGTGATGACGCTGGGTTCCGCGAGCTGATCTTCCGCGTCGCGACGGGTCGGCGACGGGCGTCTCGGCCACTAGAACCTTAGCAGGTGATGGCATTACGGAGGTGCCGCTGCACATGGAGTCCGATACCTTGGCTCGGCCGTGCTCGCCAAACTCCTTCATGCAGTGCCCTTGTTTGGGTGTTGACTGCCTGGGAGATAGTTGTTGAGAAGCACTGAAGCCACGATGTACTCATCATGGGATGGCAGATTCAGTAGGAAATTGCGGTTCAGTCCAGCGATCGGTCCAGGTTGTCCCTCTCCGTTTGTACCGCGCATGTCGCAACGGGAAAAAAGGCCATATATGCGGACAGGTGGTGGGTCATCACACTGTTTCTAATTCTGGCTACAACAaaaaatactactccctccggcCCGAATTAATGGGCGTGTCCGTGTTTTAAGTTAAGTTTACAATAACCCCCTCAACAGTTTAAATTCATTTAAAAATTGGTCCAAACCAAAGGGCCATCTTCTTCCTCGTGTCGGGCGACCGCACGCTGCTGCCGGCAGCTCCGGCGAGATGGAGTCCGCGCGGCGCGGATCCGCTCGTAGTTGGGAGGCTCCCGAGGAGGAGTACCGCCGGCCGGCCGCTTCCCCTTCCCCTGCCCCTGCCCAGGCCGGCCTCGTGGGCGACCTCATCGAGCTCGGCCCTGACGGCACCTCCACCATCGAGCACGGCCGCCGTCGGTCGTCGAgcttcggcctcctctttctcgaCAGCCACTCCGCCGCCGTTCCACCCCTTCCCCTGCCTAGGCCGACCTCGTGGGCGacctcatcaagctcgccaccgtCCTGTCCGTGCCCGTCAGCACCGCTCCTTCCGCGCCCCTCTGTGACGTGGTCTGAGACTTCGCCCTCCTGGATACGCTTTTGCCTCGGTGAGAAAATACCTGCAATCCAGATATATTTCCATCAATGTGATGCTTCAATGGTCTTTAACCACCATCAAATGTGCCTTCTGAAATTTGCAATCCAAACCCACTCGCTAGCCTTCTCTTGCCATTTACGTACCTGCGTGAAATATGTGTCTTGAATTTGTCCTGCATGTTCTTGCGTATCAACAGTTTGAGACTAAGATTCAACTGTCCGGAACTGATTGGTCCAAACTATAGGGAGTACACGAAATACACCAACCAACACCAATCTGCCAGGAACTGATTGGTCCAAACTATAGGGAGCATCTGGACCCGGGTTCCATTTTGAATTTccgtgtatctagacacattttagttctaaatACATCCATATTAAGTTAATTAATATGAGAGCGTTAATAATAAATGTTATGGTCGTATTTTTTAGTCCTAAATACTTATCGCAGAATTATGTAAACTGTAAGTTAAAATATGTTATTAAACATGTGATAAATATTTAGGACATGCGGTATCATTTGATACAGTACTTAGAAGAAATTTAGCTGTAACGAGTAAGATAAATATATGCTGTATTGGAATTTAGTTAAGGTCATgtgaaaaaaaaggcaaaatgtGGAGGAGATGGATAAAAAATAAAGCCCGGAAAGTCATCGGGGCGCACCGACCACTCCCCACCTTCCGCGATGGCCGACGCCTCctcaggaggcggcggcggcggcgcgccccgTTCGTCAACCTCCCCATACGCCACCAACTTTCCGCCGCCGACGTCGGAGTCCCTCGACGGCGGCCTCCTCCTCCGTATCCTCCAAAACCCTCCTCCCCGCCCGCAACAGCAACAAACCCTCGTGCAGCCCCTCGACGAGCCGCACAACTTCTTCGTCGACccagccgtcgccgccgtcggccCCTTCTTTTCCTCCCCACCGCATGTTCACGGCGGGGGCTTCGCGTGGCCCTCTTCCTCCGACCCTCAACCGCAGCACCGGTTCTCCGATCCTCGCTTCCCGCAGCCGTTGGATCTCTATGCGGAGCGTGGAGGAGGCGGATTCCGATCCGCGGATGGTGTCGCGAGGAACAGGGCGGAGAAGCCAAGGTCAGGGGCGCCGCCTCCTGGGTTTGGCAAGCCGTTGCCTCCTGGGTTCGGCACCGCATCGGCTGCCGGTCGCGAGGTGCCGGATTTACTTGGTGCAATGCAGCAGCGAAGGGAGCCGAACTATAATCACCCAAAGGGTTTCGATAGAAGACATACTAGTGAACATCAGATGATGCCACCTTTCACAGGTGGCCAGGGAGTGCTCGGCAGACTGCCCCATGGAGATCAGCATACATCACTAATCACCAGTGGCCGTGGCACAGCTGCTGGAATGATGTACagggagcagcagcagcaacaacaggaTCACATTATATGTAGGACGCCGCCGGATGCAAATGTCCATGGATTTATTGGCAGGGTGCCGCATGGAGAGCAGCATATGCCTCAATTCGCAGCTCGCGGGACACTCCTTGGAGAACAGCATATCCGTCCAGCCACAAGTGGCAGCGTACCGCAGAGAGGTCAGCGGCAGCAACAGACCTACTCGCCAAACATGCCACAAGGTGACCAGGGGTGGCAGGGTCATGCCTCAAGGAAGCTGCCCACTGGGAATGATGTTCAGGGGGATAGAGGTAAGAAGATCCTGGCAGAAGCAACTGGCTTGGAGGATGGGATTGGGAAGGTAGGTTATGGGCATGGAGTGCATGGTCAGGCTGCAGTGCATGTGAGGAATTCGGAAGTATCTTATCAGAACAGTGAAGTTAGGTTTGCTGCAaagaaagaggaagaggatgatgacagcAAGGAGGAAGATGCTATAGTCGAACAGTTCATGGAGACCGTGGTGATTGAGGGAAATGGTGAGGCCAAGGGCGTGGTTGTGCAAAACAGTGCCTCAAGGAGTAAGGTAAATTGAATATTTTCCAGGCTCTTTGATGTGTAGATTTTACTATTATTAAGTGCAGCTATTTGGTTGTACTGCATTTGGTGCCTGATTATGTTAATTCTCCCCATAGCCAGCAGATGTGCACCTCCCAAGTGCATTGGAATGTTTGATATGGCGAGCTTCACTGAAATCTAATCTTCAACTTCTTTCCCACATTTATTTACTGTGAGCTTGGCATTCTCCTACTGCAGCAATACACTTGATCTCACTTCTGAACTATATCACCAAAATAATACCAACTGGGCCTATTCTTTGGTTCTCATACTGTTATACTGTAATACATTTTACCTGACCATGCATTTGATAAATTAAACCATGTAAATATGCGCTGTCTTAAGGAACATGAACTGCAAATTACTGATCAAGCATTGGCTGCTCTTTGGAAAAATAGGCATGGGTTGACATTGTATAGGTGCTTGTTCTTAATTTATATTTATTCCAGGGATGCAAAAGGAAGTAAAAAAATATGGAGAGGCAGGTTGAAGCAATGCAATACTAATATATTAACCTAAACCATAATATGCCTGTTACCTTGTGTCGTAATTTAGTTATCGTGTTTGGTCTTTTTATTGTAACAACGCTGAATATTCAACATTCTATTACAGACAGCAGTTGAAACATCTAGCATTACCAGTACATGCATTTACACTTCCATTCAATTGTTGTGGCATCTTGGGGGCCTGCTGAATAAATTGTATGCAGTTAGATGTTTAGCCGCTATAAAGCTAATATTGACCACCTGGTCAAATATTCTCACTCAGTCTGCTTCGGAGTTTGGACTACCCACTCACTGCCCAACTCTTTTCGGATTGCAATTTCTTCGTTTAGCTATAAATCATAGTTACTGGAACAATGGAGAATAGAGAGCCTTCATGGCGAATACCATTGATATGGATACAGCTAGCTGACTACATTGTTAAATAAGCAAAGGAATAGCATGTAGTGGAGAAACTATTCTGTGTACCATAGAAAGCCTTATGTAAATGTGAAGTTTTGTGCATTTCACACTCCAAAACTGGTCTTCACATTCTAAAACTATTTTTTCTTGATTACTGCATTAGCTTGTAACCACACGAATGATCTAGGTCCTTCCATAGATTGATAGTTTTAAAATATCTTTAATCAAATTGTGTCAGGGAAGTCAAGAACATGCTGCTTGGTGTTGATTCACTGTATGGTATGTGTAACGTTCTTGATAGGAGAAGCATAGTTGGGGTAGACAAGACATGGCCACATGGGGGAGGGACTGTGGCAAGGGAGAGAGAGGCAGGCATGAGGGAAATATGGTACTCTCTCCGGCCCTAAATACTTGTCCCAAATTAGGCTAAAATTTGTCTAGATTCATTGAACCTGAGACAAGTATTTAGGGCCGGAGGGAGTAGGTTGGGTTTATCTTTGCCTAATACATTAATTGATTTCAATTGTTTGTCTCTCCTTTTATTTTGATATAGGACTGACAACTTAAACAGAAATATTCAATGCAGTACAATCCTAACTGGAATTTAACCTAACTAAGAGGTAGATACTGACTGATAATATCTACTCCATTGAGTAATAGATTTGTTTTCTACGTCTGCTTTTTTTCTGAGCAAGTAACGTGTAAGAAACTAAATATGGCACAAACGAAGCTCTGATTGACAAGCTATGCGGTTCCGGCCTCCGGGCTTAAATTTCACGTGTTTGGGCTGAGATTGAGCCTAACTGTGTTTATCGTAGATGGTCATGGACAAACATATAGCACAAACCAGTTCCAAGGCTCAGTTGAGCATAGCCCGAACCTATAATAGACTAATTAATGTACTTCCAGATATAAACCTATTCATGGCTTCATTCAGATTGAGCTCAAAGTATCTATTTGAGCTTTAGTAAAGCTGAGCTCAAGCTCATACTGCTGTCATTTTCAAAACATGATGATGAATGACACATATACACCCTTAGGGCGCAACCTATTTGCATCTATGGTGAAATTCATTCAGTATGCTAGTATCACACTAATGCCAAAAGGCAAATAGTTACAAGATTTTGGTAGCAGTGCCGGGATCAAAGTTCTTAAACGATGCTTACAACACAAATAACATGCGCGCTCTTGCTACCCATATTAGTTTTCGCGACAGTGTAGCCATTTTTGTAACAGGGACTGGTGTGTCACCATCGGCCACGTCGCCAGCCGCACACAGTCGATCGGaccacctcatcctttacttCTTTAGCGCTGTTGGGAGCCCGCCCAGCCACCCATAAGAGGAAAGCGTTGCACCGCCCAACCCTTCTTCTACATGTTTCCGTGTTGCAGCCCTTGTCGTCTACTCCACCACCGCTGCCTGTCTTCTCGTCTGTGATCCACCAGCCAGTGCCTGCTGAACCGCGGGCTTCTGCCACCCACTGCCGGAGTTGCTGCCCCGCCCTGCCCGAGCTGCTTCCTCCGTTGGTCCCCTGCTGAGCCGGC
This Lolium perenne isolate Kyuss_39 chromosome 1, Kyuss_2.0, whole genome shotgun sequence DNA region includes the following protein-coding sequences:
- the LOC127303607 gene encoding uncharacterized protein, whose amino-acid sequence is MADASSGGGGGGAPRSSTSPYATNFPPPTSESLDGGLLLRILQNPPPRPQQQQTLVQPLDEPHNFFVDPAVAAVGPFFSSPPHVHGGGFAWPSSSDPQPQHRFSDPRFPQPLDLYAERGGGGFRSADGVARNRAEKPRSGAPPPGFGKPLPPGFGTASAAGREVPDLLGAMQQRREPNYNHPKGFDRRHTSEHQMMPPFTGGQGVLGRLPHGDQHTSLITSGRGTAAGMMYREQQQQQQDHIICRTPPDANVHGFIGRVPHGEQHMPQFAARGTLLGEQHIRPATSGSVPQRGQRQQQTYSPNMPQGDQGWQGHASRKLPTGNDVQGDRGKKILAEATGLEDGIGKVGYGHGVHGQAAVHVRNSEVSYQNSEVRFAAKKEEEDDDSKEEDAIVEQFMETVVIEGNGEAKGVVVQNSASRSKDFRSDFSRGHHVSSQRVRFQRRTRACRYGIDQFTSNFLSIFDSLVPSREEIAKQEQLLIALGRLINKEWPNSKLYLYGSCANSFGFSNSDVDLCLAIDDKEMSKVDIILKLAEILQAGNLQNIQALTRARVPIVKLMDQDTGLSCDICVNNLLAVVNTKLLRDYAQIDRRLRQLAFIVKHWAKSRRVNETYQGTLSSYAYVIMCIHLLQLRGILPCLQGMDATCNVTVEDNHCAYFDQVDKLKNYGAHNKESVSSLLWAFFHYWAYQHDYMQDVISIRTGRIISKHMKDWTRRVGNDRHLICIEDPFETSHDLGRVVDKFSIKILREEFERAANILQYDANPSVTLFEPYVPPSTSP